The Plectropomus leopardus isolate mb chromosome 7, YSFRI_Pleo_2.0, whole genome shotgun sequence genome window below encodes:
- the tubb5 gene encoding tubulin beta-5 chain isoform X1, translating to MREIVHIQAGQCGNQIGAKFWEVISDEHGIDPTGTYHGDSDLQLDRISVYYNEATGGKYVPRAILVDLEPGTMDSVRSGPFGQIFRPDNFVFGQSGAGNNWAKGHYTEGAELVDSVLDVVRKESESCDCLQGFQLTHSLGGGTGSGMGTLLISKIREEYPDRIMNTFSVVPSPKVSDTVVEPYNATLSVHQLVENTDETYCIDNEALYDICFRTLKLTTPTYGDLNHLVSATMSGVTTCLRFPGQLNADLRKLAVNMVPFPRLHFFMPGFAPLTSRGSQQYRALTVPELTQQVFDAKNMMAACDPRHGRYLTVAAVFRGRMSMKEVDEQMLNVQNKNSSYFVEWIPNNVKTAVCDIPPRGLKMAVTFIGNSTAIQELFKRISEQFTAMFRRKAFLHWYTGEGMDEMEFTEAESNMNDLVSEYQQYQDATAEEEGEFEEEAEDDA from the exons ATGAGGGAAATCGTGCACATCCAAGCCGGCCAGTGCGGTAACCAGATTGGTGCCAAG TTCTGGGAAGTGATCAGCGATGAGCACGGCATCGATCCCACAGGGACTTACCACGGAGACAGTGACCTGCAGTTGGACAGGATCAGTGTCTACTACAATGAGGCTACAG GAGGTAAATACGTGCCGCGAGCCATTCTGGTGGACTTGGAGCCTGGCACCATGGACTCTGTGAGGTCTGGACCCTTTGGGCAGATCTTCAGACCTGACAACTTTGTGTTCG GCCAGAGCGGTGCTGGAAACAATTGGGCCAAGGGTCACTACAcagagggagctgagctggtGGACTCAGTCCTGGATGTGGTCCGCAAAGAGTCAGAGAGCTGTGATTGCCTGCAAGGATTCCAGCTCACCCACTCCCTTGGTGGTGGAACTGGATCCGGTATGGGAACCCTGCTCATCAGCAAGATCCGTGAGGAGTACCCCGACCGTATCATGAACACCTTCAGTGTCGTGCCCTCTCCTAAG GTGTCAGACACAGTGGTGGAGCCTTACAACGCTACCCTGTCAGTCCACCAGCTCGTAGAGAATACAGATGAAACCTACTGTATTGACAATGAGGCCCTGTATGACATCTGCTTCCGCACTCTGAAACTGACCACACCCACCTATGGAGACCTGAACCACCTGGTGTCTGCCACCATGAGCGGGGTCACCACCTGCCTGCGCTTCCCTGGTCAGCTCAATGCCGATCTCCGCAAACTGGCTGTCAACATGGTGCCTTTCCCCCGTTTGCACTTCTTCATGCCTGGCTTCGCCCCCCTGACCAGCAGAGGCAGCCAGCAGTACAGAGCCCTCACTGTCCCCGAGCTCACCCAGCAGGTGTTCGACGCCAAGAACATGATGGCTGCCTGCGACCCACGTCACGGCCGCTACCTGACCGTCGCAGCTGTATTCCGCGGGCGCATGTCCATGAAGGAAGTCGACGAGCAGATGCTCAATGTCCAGAACAAGAACAGCAGTTACTTTGTAGAATGGATCCCCAACAATGTGAAGACCGCCGTCTGTGACATTCCACCCCGTGGCCTCAAGATGGCCGTCACTTTCATCGGCAACAGCACAGCCATCCAGGAGCTGTTCAAGCGCATCTCTGAGCAGTTCACAGCCATGTTCCGCCGTAAGGCCTTCTTGCATTGGTACACAGGTGAAGGTATGGATGAGATGGAGTTCACCGAAGCAGAGAGCAACATGAATGATCTGGTGTCCGAGTACCAGCAGTACCAGGATGCCACTGCCGAAGAGGAGGGCGAATTTGAGGAGGAGGCTGAAGATGATGCTTGA
- the tubb5 gene encoding tubulin beta-5 chain isoform X2: MREIVHIQAGQCGNQIGAKFWEVISDEHGIDPTGTYHGDSDLQLDRISVYYNEATGKYVPRAILVDLEPGTMDSVRSGPFGQIFRPDNFVFGQSGAGNNWAKGHYTEGAELVDSVLDVVRKESESCDCLQGFQLTHSLGGGTGSGMGTLLISKIREEYPDRIMNTFSVVPSPKVSDTVVEPYNATLSVHQLVENTDETYCIDNEALYDICFRTLKLTTPTYGDLNHLVSATMSGVTTCLRFPGQLNADLRKLAVNMVPFPRLHFFMPGFAPLTSRGSQQYRALTVPELTQQVFDAKNMMAACDPRHGRYLTVAAVFRGRMSMKEVDEQMLNVQNKNSSYFVEWIPNNVKTAVCDIPPRGLKMAVTFIGNSTAIQELFKRISEQFTAMFRRKAFLHWYTGEGMDEMEFTEAESNMNDLVSEYQQYQDATAEEEGEFEEEAEDDA; the protein is encoded by the exons ATGAGGGAAATCGTGCACATCCAAGCCGGCCAGTGCGGTAACCAGATTGGTGCCAAG TTCTGGGAAGTGATCAGCGATGAGCACGGCATCGATCCCACAGGGACTTACCACGGAGACAGTGACCTGCAGTTGGACAGGATCAGTGTCTACTACAATGAGGCTACAG GTAAATACGTGCCGCGAGCCATTCTGGTGGACTTGGAGCCTGGCACCATGGACTCTGTGAGGTCTGGACCCTTTGGGCAGATCTTCAGACCTGACAACTTTGTGTTCG GCCAGAGCGGTGCTGGAAACAATTGGGCCAAGGGTCACTACAcagagggagctgagctggtGGACTCAGTCCTGGATGTGGTCCGCAAAGAGTCAGAGAGCTGTGATTGCCTGCAAGGATTCCAGCTCACCCACTCCCTTGGTGGTGGAACTGGATCCGGTATGGGAACCCTGCTCATCAGCAAGATCCGTGAGGAGTACCCCGACCGTATCATGAACACCTTCAGTGTCGTGCCCTCTCCTAAG GTGTCAGACACAGTGGTGGAGCCTTACAACGCTACCCTGTCAGTCCACCAGCTCGTAGAGAATACAGATGAAACCTACTGTATTGACAATGAGGCCCTGTATGACATCTGCTTCCGCACTCTGAAACTGACCACACCCACCTATGGAGACCTGAACCACCTGGTGTCTGCCACCATGAGCGGGGTCACCACCTGCCTGCGCTTCCCTGGTCAGCTCAATGCCGATCTCCGCAAACTGGCTGTCAACATGGTGCCTTTCCCCCGTTTGCACTTCTTCATGCCTGGCTTCGCCCCCCTGACCAGCAGAGGCAGCCAGCAGTACAGAGCCCTCACTGTCCCCGAGCTCACCCAGCAGGTGTTCGACGCCAAGAACATGATGGCTGCCTGCGACCCACGTCACGGCCGCTACCTGACCGTCGCAGCTGTATTCCGCGGGCGCATGTCCATGAAGGAAGTCGACGAGCAGATGCTCAATGTCCAGAACAAGAACAGCAGTTACTTTGTAGAATGGATCCCCAACAATGTGAAGACCGCCGTCTGTGACATTCCACCCCGTGGCCTCAAGATGGCCGTCACTTTCATCGGCAACAGCACAGCCATCCAGGAGCTGTTCAAGCGCATCTCTGAGCAGTTCACAGCCATGTTCCGCCGTAAGGCCTTCTTGCATTGGTACACAGGTGAAGGTATGGATGAGATGGAGTTCACCGAAGCAGAGAGCAACATGAATGATCTGGTGTCCGAGTACCAGCAGTACCAGGATGCCACTGCCGAAGAGGAGGGCGAATTTGAGGAGGAGGCTGAAGATGATGCTTGA